A single window of Tuberibacillus sp. Marseille-P3662 DNA harbors:
- a CDS encoding glutathione peroxidase: MSVYDFSAKTIMGEDKALSDYKGDVLLIVNTASKCGFTPQYKALQALYEKYHNDGLEILGFPSNQFMNQEPGSNEAIQDFCQLNYGVTFPMFSKVDIKGPDAHPLFQYLTEQAPGFLSKQIKWNFTKFLIDRNGTVLNRYAPTTRPGQIEPDLQDVLKR, encoded by the coding sequence ATGAGCGTCTATGATTTTTCAGCTAAAACAATCATGGGTGAGGACAAAGCGTTATCGGATTACAAAGGTGATGTGCTTTTAATCGTGAATACCGCCAGCAAATGTGGATTCACACCCCAGTATAAAGCACTGCAAGCCTTGTATGAAAAATATCATAATGACGGACTTGAAATCCTCGGATTCCCCAGCAATCAGTTTATGAATCAAGAACCAGGATCCAATGAAGCTATTCAAGATTTTTGCCAACTCAACTACGGCGTCACATTCCCGATGTTCAGTAAAGTTGATATCAAAGGTCCAGATGCCCATCCTCTGTTCCAATATTTAACCGAACAAGCGCCTGGCTTCCTTTCAAAGCAAATTAAATGGAATTTTACTAAATTCTTGATTGACCGCAATGGCACCGTGTTGAACCGGTATGCGCCGACAACAAGGCCGGGGCAGATTGAACCTGATCTTCAGGATGTGTTAAAGCGATGA
- a CDS encoding atypical membrane-integrating protein (Mistic protein), protein MKANEADTQSFSDAIDQMNQGLEDIIEIYNNLEEDVPVIHFDDEVLAHIEKAKQKFGEDAVDQKLNAIVKEMLSWLPLDDEATES, encoded by the coding sequence ATGAAAGCCAATGAAGCAGATACACAATCGTTCAGCGACGCCATCGATCAAATGAATCAAGGTTTGGAGGACATTATTGAGATCTACAACAATTTAGAAGAAGATGTCCCCGTTATCCATTTTGACGATGAGGTGTTAGCACATATTGAAAAGGCCAAGCAGAAATTTGGAGAAGATGCGGTCGATCAAAAACTGAATGCGATCGTCAAAGAAATGCTTTCATGGTTACCTTTGGATGATGAAGCAACGGAAAGTTGA
- a CDS encoding MBL fold metallo-hydrolase, which translates to MKLTVVGFWGGYPGAGEATTGYLLQHEGFNLLIDCGSAVLSQLQYYIAPTDLDAVIVSHYHNDHVADIGPLHFARLVQSYLHDDPLPVLPIYGHQEAPKSFKQLDFHNIAQAVPYDIQKPLDIGPFHFDFIKTKHPVPCAAMRITDGSSVLVFTADTAYFNDLVPFAQDADLLISECNFYKGQDGAKAGHMTSEEAGQLAEKSEAKQLLLTHLPHYGEHQNLVVEATDVYHGTIALAASGWTWEF; encoded by the coding sequence ATGAAATTAACGGTTGTCGGATTTTGGGGCGGTTACCCTGGAGCAGGAGAAGCCACAACGGGTTACCTGCTACAACATGAGGGTTTTAATTTACTGATTGATTGCGGTAGTGCTGTTTTATCGCAATTACAATATTATATCGCTCCGACGGATCTAGATGCGGTCATTGTCTCGCACTATCACAATGATCACGTGGCTGATATTGGGCCACTGCACTTTGCACGGCTCGTTCAAAGTTATTTGCATGATGACCCTCTACCGGTGCTACCGATTTATGGACATCAGGAGGCGCCGAAATCATTTAAGCAGCTCGATTTTCATAACATCGCTCAAGCCGTTCCGTATGACATTCAAAAACCCTTGGACATTGGACCGTTTCATTTTGATTTTATCAAAACTAAGCACCCTGTTCCGTGCGCGGCGATGCGGATCACCGATGGTTCCAGCGTGCTAGTCTTTACAGCTGATACGGCTTATTTCAATGATTTGGTACCGTTCGCCCAAGATGCCGACTTGCTCATTAGTGAATGTAATTTTTATAAAGGTCAGGATGGTGCTAAGGCGGGTCATATGACGAGTGAAGAAGCCGGGCAACTTGCGGAAAAATCGGAAGCTAAGCAACTGCTTCTCACACATTTACCGCATTATGGTGAGCATCAGAATCTCGTTGTTGAGGCAACTGACGTCTATCATGGCACAATCGCGTTGGCAGCGTCCGGATGGACGTGGGAATTTTAA
- the hemY gene encoding protoporphyrinogen oxidase produces MTRHIAIIGGGITGMTAAFYLDRWAKDQGENVNITLFEASDRLGGKVDTVKKEGFVIERGPESFLKRKPEMLELVHDLNMENDLIDNRTGQAFILKNQQLHPLPKPSRMGVPTQLIPFVRNSLMSADGKARVLNDLWIPSLHYDGDISVGDFFSRRFGEELVDDLISPLLSGIYAGDIYKLSLATTLPDFMKLEREHGSLIKGLYGQGKPKSGSQFATLRNGLRSLIEALEAELASRINIVKNMAVKSVGKKSAGYQLRTSTGDQYDMDEVIFATPHHVTAQLLGEPEFLERPNADPNTSVATVAMAFNADDVDLGQDGTGFVVSRRESMAITAATWTHLKWKHAAPEGKALVRSYVGKAGNSAIIHESDETIVQTALADLRTTVDIEAEPDFYVVSRWPEAMPQYPVGQKEWLASAREHLEKNYPGIYLAGASYDGVGLPDCIRQAKEQAADLLNK; encoded by the coding sequence ATGACACGACACATTGCCATTATTGGCGGCGGAATCACCGGAATGACCGCCGCCTTTTACCTTGATCGCTGGGCTAAAGACCAAGGAGAAAACGTTAATATTACACTATTCGAAGCCTCCGACCGTCTTGGGGGTAAAGTCGATACTGTCAAAAAAGAGGGTTTTGTTATTGAGCGTGGTCCGGAGTCGTTTCTAAAACGGAAACCGGAAATGTTGGAACTCGTTCATGATTTAAACATGGAGAATGATCTGATTGATAATCGGACAGGGCAAGCGTTTATCTTAAAAAATCAGCAGCTTCATCCGCTGCCAAAACCGTCACGAATGGGTGTGCCGACACAGCTAATCCCATTTGTGAGGAATTCTTTAATGTCAGCTGATGGTAAAGCCCGGGTATTGAATGATTTGTGGATCCCGAGCCTTCATTACGATGGAGATATTTCAGTTGGCGATTTTTTCAGTCGCCGTTTTGGGGAGGAGCTCGTCGATGATCTCATTAGCCCGTTGTTGTCCGGCATTTATGCGGGTGATATTTATAAACTGAGCTTAGCTACGACCTTGCCTGATTTTATGAAACTTGAGCGTGAGCACGGCAGTTTGATCAAAGGTCTCTATGGTCAAGGTAAACCCAAATCGGGCAGCCAATTCGCTACGCTGCGCAATGGTTTGCGTTCACTGATTGAAGCGTTAGAAGCTGAGCTGGCATCACGGATCAATATTGTAAAAAATATGGCTGTAAAGTCAGTTGGCAAGAAGAGTGCGGGTTATCAACTGCGGACATCAACGGGGGATCAATATGATATGGATGAAGTGATATTTGCGACACCCCATCATGTGACGGCACAACTGCTTGGCGAGCCTGAATTTTTAGAGCGCCCGAATGCCGATCCAAACACATCGGTTGCTACCGTTGCGATGGCTTTTAATGCTGATGACGTTGATCTTGGACAAGATGGTACAGGATTTGTTGTGTCCAGGCGTGAAAGTATGGCGATCACAGCCGCGACTTGGACCCATCTGAAGTGGAAACATGCAGCACCTGAAGGAAAGGCACTTGTCAGAAGCTATGTGGGTAAAGCCGGAAACAGTGCGATCATTCATGAGTCCGATGAGACGATTGTGCAAACAGCATTAGCTGATTTGCGAACCACGGTCGACATTGAAGCGGAACCGGACTTTTATGTTGTCTCACGTTGGCCTGAAGCGATGCCGCAATATCCAGTTGGGCAGAAGGAATGGCTGGCGTCAGCTCGGGAACACCTAGAAAAGAATTATCCTGGCATTTATCTTGCTGGTGCATCCTATGATGGCGTTGGTTTGCCTGATTGTATCCGACAAGCCAAGGAACAAGCGGCGGACCTGTTAAATAAATAG
- the hemH gene encoding ferrochelatase has product MAKKKMGLLVMAYGTPYKPEDIEPYYTDIRHGRRPSEEALQDLKDRYEAIGGVSPLAEITKAQAENLQQHLNEIQDDYEFQYYLGLKHIHPFIEDGVKAMKEDGIDEAVSIVLAPHYSTFSVKSYNGRATEATENIGGPTIYPVESWYDEPKFIHYWSKQIKQTFDQMPADHREQAVVVFSAHSLPEKIINNGDPYPQQLEATAKLIADEANVSHYAIGWQSEGNTSDPWLGPDVQDLTRDLFEHDGYRTFVYCPVGFVADHLEVLYDNDYECKVVTDELGAHYYRPEMPNAKAPFIDALATVVLKRLDKSGE; this is encoded by the coding sequence ATGGCTAAAAAAAAGATGGGCCTACTCGTCATGGCCTACGGAACACCATATAAACCAGAGGATATTGAGCCTTATTACACGGATATTCGTCATGGACGTCGTCCCTCAGAAGAAGCGCTTCAAGATCTTAAAGATCGGTATGAGGCAATCGGCGGAGTCTCACCTTTGGCAGAAATCACCAAAGCGCAAGCTGAGAACTTACAACAACATCTTAATGAGATTCAGGATGATTATGAATTTCAATATTACTTAGGACTCAAACACATTCATCCTTTTATTGAGGATGGGGTTAAAGCAATGAAGGAAGATGGGATTGATGAAGCTGTCAGTATTGTCTTAGCGCCTCATTATTCCACATTCAGTGTTAAATCGTATAATGGCAGGGCTACGGAAGCTACTGAGAACATCGGTGGACCGACCATTTATCCTGTGGAAAGCTGGTATGATGAGCCAAAATTTATCCATTATTGGTCGAAACAAATTAAACAAACGTTTGATCAAATGCCTGCTGATCACCGTGAACAGGCAGTTGTTGTATTTTCGGCGCATAGCTTGCCGGAAAAAATTATTAACAATGGCGATCCGTATCCACAGCAATTGGAGGCCACAGCGAAATTAATTGCTGACGAAGCCAATGTGAGTCATTATGCGATTGGCTGGCAAAGTGAAGGTAATACCTCTGATCCGTGGCTGGGTCCAGACGTTCAAGACCTAACACGGGATTTATTTGAACATGATGGATATCGAACATTTGTTTATTGCCCGGTCGGTTTTGTCGCAGATCATTTGGAAGTTTTATACGACAACGACTACGAGTGTAAGGTCGTTACCGATGAACTTGGTGCCCATTACTACCGTCCGGAAATGCCAAATGCGAAAGCGCCATTTATTGATGCTTTAGCAACGGTTGTGTTAAAACGGTTGGACAAGTCAGGTGAGTAA
- the hemE gene encoding uroporphyrinogen decarboxylase: MTQFNDTFLKACRGETVPHIPVWYMRQAGRYQPEYRKIREQYSFFDINKNPEVCANVTQLPVDQLGVDAAILFADIMTPLKPIGVDVNIVEGVGPVIDDPIQSMADIQKLGQLHVQRDLPEIPETVQILTDRLHVPLIGFAGAPFTLSSYLIEGGPSKNYHKTKGFMYAKPAEWFELMDTLADLTITYLKSQVEAGARAIQVFDSWVGALGTDDYEKYIFPTMDKIFTEVKKMNVPTIYFGSGAGHLVNQWADLPADVLSVDWRLSIEQARNLAPNKTIQGNLDPSKLLAPWDMIQDETKSILDQGGSKPGFIFNLGHGIFPQADVATLQRLTTFVHDYTRKNHGGAE, from the coding sequence TTGACCCAGTTTAATGATACCTTTCTAAAAGCTTGCCGGGGTGAAACGGTTCCCCACATACCTGTTTGGTATATGCGGCAAGCCGGACGTTATCAACCCGAATACCGCAAAATTCGTGAGCAGTATTCCTTTTTCGATATTAATAAAAATCCGGAAGTCTGTGCTAATGTCACGCAATTGCCAGTGGATCAACTAGGGGTTGACGCAGCGATTCTTTTCGCTGATATTATGACGCCGCTCAAGCCTATTGGTGTCGATGTCAACATTGTCGAAGGTGTTGGTCCTGTGATCGATGATCCGATCCAGTCGATGGCCGATATTCAAAAGCTCGGCCAATTACATGTTCAAAGGGATTTACCGGAAATTCCTGAAACTGTACAAATTTTAACCGATCGTTTGCACGTCCCATTGATTGGATTCGCCGGTGCCCCTTTCACGCTCTCGAGCTATTTAATTGAGGGTGGGCCATCCAAAAATTATCATAAAACAAAGGGCTTTATGTATGCTAAGCCTGCGGAATGGTTTGAGCTTATGGATACATTGGCTGATCTAACAATTACTTATTTAAAAAGCCAAGTTGAAGCGGGTGCGCGTGCTATTCAAGTTTTCGATTCATGGGTTGGGGCATTGGGTACTGACGATTATGAAAAATATATTTTCCCAACGATGGACAAGATCTTTACTGAGGTAAAAAAAATGAATGTGCCGACCATATATTTCGGCAGCGGTGCAGGGCACTTGGTTAATCAATGGGCGGATTTACCGGCTGATGTTTTATCAGTGGATTGGCGCCTATCCATTGAACAAGCGCGTAACTTGGCACCAAACAAAACCATTCAAGGTAATTTGGATCCGTCGAAGCTATTAGCGCCATGGGACATGATTCAAGACGAAACCAAATCCATTTTAGATCAAGGCGGGAGCAAGCCAGGTTTTATATTTAACCTTGGTCACGGGATATTTCCGCAAGCGGATGTTGCGACATTACAGCGTTTAACAACATTTGTTCATGATTACACAAGAAAGAATCACGGGGGTGCTGAGTAA
- a CDS encoding DUF2252 domain-containing protein, translating to MNHSVDRIEQTRQYLRKMTISTILNQYDSELLNLNQEQRQTKYKKMLTSPFQFYRGSAYLYYYDATQLPFSYHTPEDKPTWLQGDLHFENFGAFKDKQGNIVYDTNDFDEGYLGSYIYDVFRMAVSIALYSEEMDYSEDQQKSLIKQYLDAYYYQLLAFHDTDKSPKAFSFHESNTEGPVQDILRDLKDKDQMEALHGMTTLNNGIRQFREDTGLIRLSDEERSQLEASWGEYLNSLNVDFDQIDKRYFTIKDAVKIFGAGTGSIGLTRYFILIEGIDSDQDDDVILEAKEARIPAPAHFFTFDDLINIDEPNHGRRVIKTQRAMHYLEDPYLGHFSIGDHDFYVRENTPYDEEVSRDALTDEISMGKTVNTMGKVTAKVHARADEDAGHDFLTHQSEQEIINVIDEDLDGFKQQLTNFSIFYKHQVHTDFKLFQAWCANDFGIETD from the coding sequence ATGAACCATTCAGTGGATCGAATTGAACAGACACGTCAGTATTTGCGGAAAATGACAATTTCAACGATTTTGAATCAATATGATAGTGAACTTCTCAATTTAAATCAAGAGCAGCGGCAAACGAAATATAAAAAAATGTTAACTAGTCCCTTTCAATTTTACCGCGGCAGCGCCTACTTGTATTACTATGATGCGACTCAACTGCCGTTTTCCTACCATACACCGGAAGACAAACCAACCTGGCTCCAAGGTGATCTTCACTTTGAAAACTTCGGTGCCTTCAAGGATAAGCAAGGCAACATTGTCTATGACACCAATGATTTTGATGAAGGTTATCTAGGATCCTACATTTATGATGTGTTCCGTATGGCTGTGAGTATCGCACTCTACTCAGAGGAAATGGACTATAGCGAGGATCAACAAAAATCTCTGATCAAACAATATTTAGATGCCTACTATTATCAATTGCTTGCATTCCATGATACGGATAAAAGTCCGAAGGCGTTTAGCTTTCACGAATCGAATACAGAAGGCCCGGTTCAAGATATTCTTCGTGATTTGAAGGACAAAGACCAAATGGAAGCCCTACACGGAATGACGACCCTTAACAACGGTATCCGCCAATTTAGAGAGGATACTGGACTCATACGGTTATCGGATGAAGAACGCAGCCAACTTGAGGCGTCATGGGGTGAATATCTTAATTCCTTGAATGTCGATTTCGATCAAATTGACAAACGATATTTCACAATTAAGGACGCCGTTAAGATATTTGGAGCCGGAACGGGATCCATCGGTCTCACGCGATATTTTATTTTAATTGAAGGCATCGATTCTGATCAAGATGATGATGTCATCCTAGAGGCGAAAGAAGCGCGCATCCCGGCACCTGCTCACTTCTTCACTTTCGATGATCTGATTAATATCGATGAACCGAACCATGGCCGCCGCGTGATCAAGACGCAACGCGCTATGCATTATCTAGAAGATCCTTATCTGGGGCACTTCAGCATTGGTGACCATGACTTTTACGTCAGAGAGAACACCCCTTATGATGAGGAAGTCAGTCGTGATGCATTAACGGATGAAATTAGTATGGGAAAAACAGTGAACACTATGGGCAAGGTAACAGCTAAGGTCCACGCCCGCGCTGATGAAGACGCTGGACACGATTTTCTTACGCATCAAAGTGAACAAGAAATTATCAATGTCATCGATGAGGATTTGGACGGGTTCAAACAGCAACTCACCAATTTTTCCATTTTTTATAAACATCAAGTTCACACCGATTTCAAACTTTTTCAGGCATGGTGTGCCAATGATTTCGGAATTGAGACAGATTAG
- a CDS encoding response regulator, whose translation MCEAIKVMIVDDHDMVRKGLKAYLDIEETMTVVGEADSGNRAVAMAGEVYPDVILMDLIMENGDGITATKEILQSYPDCKIIILTSFYDDEQVFPALEAGATSYLLKTTSSEDIVEAIHKATMQDAVIDDKVASKMVNRMRHTQHQHDELTERELEVLKLVGKGRTNADIADELFIGIKTVKTHVSNVLHKLEVQDRTQAAVYAHEHDLV comes from the coding sequence ATGTGTGAAGCTATTAAAGTTATGATTGTTGATGATCATGACATGGTACGCAAGGGTCTAAAAGCATACCTTGATATTGAGGAGACTATGACTGTTGTTGGGGAAGCGGACAGCGGTAACCGTGCTGTTGCTATGGCAGGTGAGGTGTACCCGGACGTCATTCTTATGGATTTAATAATGGAGAATGGCGATGGCATCACCGCTACAAAAGAGATCCTTCAAAGTTATCCGGATTGTAAAATCATCATTCTAACGAGTTTTTATGATGATGAACAAGTATTTCCAGCCTTGGAAGCCGGCGCGACGAGCTATTTGTTAAAGACCACGTCTTCTGAGGATATAGTTGAAGCGATACATAAGGCGACCATGCAAGACGCTGTTATTGATGATAAAGTAGCTAGCAAAATGGTTAACCGCATGCGTCATACTCAACATCAGCACGATGAATTGACCGAACGCGAACTGGAAGTACTTAAGCTTGTTGGTAAGGGGCGAACGAATGCTGATATTGCTGACGAACTTTTTATTGGCATTAAGACCGTTAAGACACACGTGAGCAACGTGCTGCATAAGTTAGAAGTACAGGACCGCACTCAAGCGGCTGTTTACGCACATGAGCATGATCTCGTATGA
- a CDS encoding sensor histidine kinase yields the protein MAKQTSFKKKWMMTIAYSSLISGLALFTLFQLVRLVAPDMGAIWRDTLITVLMTIFTFGLSGFLLFKDYLSFERRLEQVTIFIRTLTRGKLSHRATVDKQDEVAQLEGSLNQLADDIEQQVTSLQKLADEKESLATRAKSAAAIEERQRLARDLHDAVSQQLFALSMMASAANKAVDKDIELAKQQITDIRELSLKAMGEMRALLLHLRPVHLSNDSLYEGVCKLMNELSEKTNIQFNDDIDDVQGLSAAMENHLFRILQEALSNALRHSEANQVKLQLYKKDRTVFLQVRDNGKGFEISENKLSSYGMRTMKERCEELGGKMTVTSQKGEGTAVEARLPIQKGEAENV from the coding sequence ATGGCTAAACAAACAAGTTTTAAGAAGAAATGGATGATGACGATTGCCTATTCCTCCTTGATTTCGGGGCTGGCCCTATTTACATTATTTCAATTGGTCAGGTTGGTAGCACCTGATATGGGTGCAATCTGGCGGGACACGCTTATTACTGTGCTGATGACGATCTTTACTTTTGGTTTGAGCGGTTTTTTGCTATTTAAGGATTATTTATCATTTGAACGGCGTTTGGAACAAGTGACGATTTTTATCCGAACGTTAACGAGGGGGAAGTTGTCGCACCGGGCCACTGTTGATAAGCAAGATGAAGTCGCGCAATTGGAAGGATCATTGAATCAATTAGCTGATGATATCGAACAACAGGTGACATCACTCCAGAAGCTTGCGGATGAGAAGGAAAGTTTGGCCACAAGGGCTAAGAGTGCTGCGGCCATAGAGGAGCGGCAACGATTGGCTCGTGACCTTCACGACGCTGTGAGTCAACAACTCTTTGCATTAAGTATGATGGCATCGGCGGCCAACAAAGCTGTGGACAAAGATATAGAGTTAGCGAAACAACAAATTACGGATATCCGGGAGTTATCGCTTAAGGCGATGGGCGAAATGCGTGCGTTGCTCTTGCACCTCCGTCCGGTTCATCTTTCTAATGATTCTTTATATGAGGGTGTTTGTAAGCTCATGAACGAATTATCGGAAAAGACCAACATTCAATTTAACGATGATATAGACGATGTACAGGGCTTGTCAGCTGCGATGGAAAATCACTTATTCCGCATTTTACAAGAAGCATTATCCAATGCTCTCAGACACTCCGAGGCGAATCAGGTTAAATTACAATTGTATAAAAAAGACCGTACCGTGTTTTTACAAGTCCGTGATAATGGGAAAGGATTCGAAATATCTGAAAATAAATTATCTTCATACGGTATGCGAACGATGAAAGAGCGTTGTGAAGAATTGGGAGGCAAAATGACAGTCACATCTCAAAAGGGAGAAGGAACGGCCGTTGAGGCCCGGTTGCCAATCCAAAAGGGGGAAGCAGAAAATGTGTGA
- the liaF gene encoding cell wall-active antibiotics response protein LiaF, protein MAGFGKLLFALIFIVVGGLLLFVNVGIISGEIMTEIVEYYPVLIILFGLWPIIGPLFNKKRPQPWGILFIGYGAMLMAAHSGYLEFKWFQFWRLWPLLIVYIGFEILFSGKKNKDKKKKSSYELNRDYDDDEGEDGDDFSFDDSDLWEDLKSWKDDPESWKQDAKRRAEKHQDHAQNMKELQELKSLKELKNSNELNADGVDRQYEKEDDQDETTTVMRIVQSMEKKKPNWHVKPLDEWYFVGSYELDFSQAFIPEQLTEIHLRGWIGDFDIVVPDDLAFAVEAHGRIGSISINGEDFEGWLKGVHYQTPDYEAADRKIHFQFDYKIIDLNIDRV, encoded by the coding sequence ATGGCGGGATTTGGTAAGTTGTTATTTGCACTCATATTTATTGTCGTAGGGGGCTTGTTGCTTTTTGTCAACGTTGGGATCATTTCCGGGGAAATAATGACGGAAATTGTTGAGTATTATCCGGTTTTGATTATCCTTTTCGGTTTATGGCCGATTATAGGACCTCTTTTCAACAAAAAACGTCCCCAGCCTTGGGGGATTTTGTTTATCGGATATGGTGCTATGTTGATGGCTGCCCACAGTGGTTACCTTGAATTCAAGTGGTTTCAGTTTTGGCGATTATGGCCGTTACTGATTGTTTATATTGGCTTCGAGATATTGTTTAGCGGTAAAAAAAATAAAGACAAGAAGAAAAAGAGCAGTTATGAATTGAATCGTGATTATGACGACGATGAAGGTGAAGATGGAGACGACTTTTCATTTGATGATTCAGACTTGTGGGAGGATCTGAAGAGCTGGAAAGATGATCCGGAGAGTTGGAAACAGGATGCGAAACGTAGGGCGGAAAAACATCAGGATCATGCTCAAAATATGAAGGAACTTCAGGAGCTTAAAAGTCTTAAGGAACTCAAGAATTCAAATGAACTAAATGCGGACGGTGTGGACCGTCAATATGAAAAAGAAGATGATCAAGACGAAACGACGACGGTCATGAGAATTGTTCAAAGTATGGAGAAGAAGAAACCGAATTGGCATGTCAAACCCCTCGATGAATGGTATTTTGTCGGCAGTTATGAGTTAGATTTTTCGCAAGCCTTTATACCTGAACAATTGACTGAGATTCACCTAAGAGGCTGGATTGGCGATTTCGATATTGTCGTTCCCGATGATCTGGCATTCGCGGTTGAGGCTCATGGACGTATCGGCAGCATTAGCATCAATGGAGAAGATTTTGAGGGATGGTTAAAAGGTGTTCACTACCAGACGCCTGATTATGAAGCGGCAGACCGGAAAATTCACTTTCAGTTTGATTACAAAATCATTGACTTAAATATCGATCGTGTATAG
- a CDS encoding ferritin-like domain-containing protein: MDQNMKQLIKGLNEDLANEYSSVIMYTHFAATVSGIDYKVLKPFFESEIPDEQGHALYLADKIATLGGEPTTEPAPIEKAQDVESMLKVVHQAESDTIKRYEKRREQAESLGLTELVVKLEDMIADETKHKEETERILKNPSHESFTAPRS; this comes from the coding sequence ATGGATCAAAACATGAAACAATTGATTAAAGGACTTAATGAAGACTTGGCCAATGAATATAGTTCTGTGATTATGTACACACATTTTGCCGCAACCGTTTCCGGAATTGACTACAAAGTATTGAAACCTTTCTTTGAATCGGAAATCCCTGACGAACAAGGGCACGCCTTGTATCTCGCTGATAAAATTGCGACGCTCGGCGGTGAGCCGACAACCGAACCGGCTCCCATTGAAAAAGCCCAAGATGTTGAATCAATGCTGAAAGTTGTCCATCAAGCCGAATCAGATACGATTAAGCGTTATGAAAAGCGGCGTGAACAAGCGGAATCACTTGGTCTTACTGAACTTGTCGTTAAGCTCGAAGACATGATTGCTGATGAGACGAAACATAAAGAGGAAACCGAGCGGATCCTCAAAAATCCAAGTCATGAAAGTTTTACGGCGCCCCGCAGCTAA
- a CDS encoding ABC transporter permease — protein MGSVIAIWQRRRSDYWQMALRYLKLLGNSGFMFGLYILILLGGYYYQQWIATLDSSFPTPVILTVVLAFVAVRTPIRTFIQRADLVYLLPMEHRLSVYFSKARLYSFWMQSVVIVFVIVIFAPLYFQTVDDRGLSLLLVLVGSLIVKGWNVFCSWRETYLHHMNDLWRYRSMRVVVSMVFLYFWIKQSPIIFPVILVLIAVVVTLVFYRSLGTRHLLNWDQLLAEEEKQYARFLKFANMITDVPSIRTRVKPRPWLNGLVRLVPFTQKHVYTRLYVKTFARTNDYFWMFIRLTLIGSIILFFMPKNMGVLVVHLLFLYLSALQNQPLRQHPFPHALAGLYPIGEDQKHYSFRLVYMGLLIVQTLVQTLVLMFTDISIHLVLYSGVLGLVFSIGYALLATRLSRKRA, from the coding sequence ATGGGATCAGTAATCGCGATTTGGCAGCGAAGGCGTTCCGATTATTGGCAAATGGCGCTGCGTTATTTGAAGCTTCTGGGAAACAGCGGCTTCATGTTTGGGTTATACATTTTGATCCTTCTTGGAGGGTATTATTACCAACAATGGATCGCGACGCTTGATTCATCGTTTCCAACCCCGGTCATACTGACGGTTGTCCTAGCGTTTGTTGCTGTTCGGACGCCGATCAGAACGTTTATACAGAGGGCGGATTTGGTTTACTTACTGCCAATGGAGCATCGCCTCAGTGTGTATTTTTCTAAGGCAAGGCTATACAGCTTCTGGATGCAAAGTGTCGTCATTGTATTCGTCATTGTGATATTCGCCCCGCTTTATTTTCAAACCGTTGATGATCGTGGGTTGTCGCTCTTGCTAGTTCTTGTCGGTTCATTGATCGTGAAAGGATGGAACGTGTTCTGCTCGTGGCGGGAAACTTATCTGCATCATATGAATGACTTGTGGCGCTATCGATCCATGCGGGTCGTTGTATCGATGGTATTCTTATATTTTTGGATTAAGCAATCACCGATCATTTTTCCCGTTATCCTTGTCCTTATAGCGGTGGTTGTGACTTTAGTATTTTATCGGAGTTTAGGTACGCGTCATTTATTGAACTGGGATCAACTCCTGGCAGAAGAGGAAAAACAGTATGCCCGATTTTTAAAATTCGCCAATATGATTACGGACGTCCCATCGATCCGGACGAGAGTTAAGCCGCGACCATGGTTGAACGGGTTGGTCAGGCTGGTTCCCTTTACACAGAAACATGTGTATACGCGTTTGTATGTAAAAACTTTTGCGCGCACAAATGATTACTTCTGGATGTTCATTCGATTAACTTTAATCGGCAGTATTATTCTATTTTTTATGCCAAAAAATATGGGTGTTTTAGTGGTTCACTTGCTGTTCTTATATTTGTCAGCATTACAGAATCAGCCGTTGCGCCAGCATCCATTTCCGCATGCGTTGGCTGGGTTGTATCCCATTGGAGAGGACCAGAAGCACTACAGTTTCCGCTTGGTTTATATGGGACTCTTAATTGTGCAAACACTGGTGCAGACGCTGGTGCTGATGTTCACCGATATTTCCATCCATTTAGTGCTTTACAGCGGTGTGTTAGGGCTTGTGTTTTCGATTGGTTATGCACTGCTTGCCACACGTCTATCACGAAAACGGGCATAA